DNA from Podarcis muralis chromosome 13, rPodMur119.hap1.1, whole genome shotgun sequence:
tgttgccaccctccaaacctctctgcagtgggggacatagagaagggcctcagatgactgGCACACGGTCCGGTTCAGTTTGTATGGGAAGAGGTGATACTTAAGGTATCCTTAAGGTTAAGGGCTGTATCCAAGCTTAGCCATTATCAGAGCCATTCAAGTAAATCAGCATTATTATTAggtttgtatcccacctttcctccccaaggagcccagggcggcAAACAGATGCTCaattataaaacaattaaaacagtcTAAAAACAATCACAATTAGAAAACATCCCAAAGCAGTTAATGGTTAAAAATGTGCTTCCGTCCAACAATCTTGGGGTTGCTAGGAACAGTATGGGTAAACAGGAACGTTTTCAGATTCCTCCCGAAAGTGAATAGTGATGGAGACAGGCGCAACTCaccagagagggcattccacaagtagGGGGCCACCATTGAAAGGCCCTGTTGTGTGCCTAATTGGACAGCGAACAAGGCCCACGTGacaaacttaggtccattaacttcagtagtttctgctctgagtagaacttagttcgATACAACGCTAAGATTGCAAGCACTGGTTGTCAGTAACTCCTGGCAACTCTTGTTCTTGTGCTTGTGTTCCCtccagagagagggagacaggggTTTATGGCATTACGCAATGCTGTCACCCAACATAactggggggtgggatgggggttcAGTGAGCCCCTGACCTCCTCCGCAGTTGAGGAGAGAGATGGGAGTTCATCTTCCTTGTGTTACATCTCAGATGCTCAGAAAGCAGGAAGAAGTCCCACAGCTCTCCGAAGACCAGTGCAACATGAGGGAGAACTGCTGCCATTCATCTGTGGTCCTGAAACCAGCCCGTCCTCACAGACTCTGCCTTTCCTAAGCCCAGGGGAAGGGATGGGGCTGCACTCTCGTTGGAGCGAAAGTACATCTGTAGATCCTTGATCCCAGCAATactttatacagtggaacctcagattacagatgcttcagtttacagactctgctaacccagaaatagtacctcgggttaagaattttacctcaggatgagaacagaaatcgcacggtggcggcgcagcagcagtggcaggctccattagctaaagtggtacctcaggttaagaacagtttcaggttaagaatgggcctccagaacgaattaagttcttaacccaaggtaccactgtaaactgctgGCGACAAAcaacttataaaaaaaaaagatttaaaacaggcttcctcaaattcggccctccagatgttttgagactacaattcccatcatccctgaccactggtcctgctagctagggatcataggagttgtaggccaaaaacatctggaggtccgagtttgaggaagcctgatttaaaataatacagagcagggaggggggaatctgtaaccctccagatatgtcgctaaactacaactcccatcaggtgtGCCGGCTTGCCCCCACAGCAGGGGGTCCCCACGGCTGTGCGGCGTGCTACATGGaactttgtgggtgcccggcccctctTGGAAAATTTGTGGGTGACCGGGCACctatggctcccatcatccctgaaaattggccatgctggctggggcagcaaTTGCCTGCACCAGCAATTTGGTTACCAAAAAAACTCACCTCTAAAGGCAGTTCATGTTAGTTAGAAAGTTGGACAAATAGGGAAGATGTGTCATCGTGTCTAAATGTTAGTAATGGTTGCAGGAGGCAAAGTTCAGGGAGACATTTCACAGCCAGGGACTTCAGAGGATGAGTCAGAGGTTGAGTCAGAGGATTGGGGGtgctgataataataaattttaataataataataataataaattttatttataccccgccctccccagccaaggccgggctcagggtagctaacaacgaataataaaaacaagttgattaaaatacaacttaaaaaacaagattaaaatacaacattaaaatgcagcctcttcacaggagaagaaaggaaaaaagaaagagggggagggaatcaaattgattctaagccaaaggccaggcggaacaactctctcttacaggccctgcggaaagaaatcagatcccgcagggccctggtctcaagagacagagcgttccaccaggccggagccagtgttgaaaaggccctggctctggttgaggctaatcatattccttagggcccgggacctctagggtgttgctatttatggaccttgaggctctccatggggcataccgggatgTAGCAGGAACAACTGAGATGTCTCCCTGTGATTCCACAGGATCTCAATaactcctcccctctccttctctctagGTGTTTTGTCGGAAGAGCAGATCCGTAAGAAGAAGATCCGTaaacagcaggagggagaaggggcgtCAGGGGGTGAGGGGGGTGGAGGCGAGGTTCTCCGAGTGCCGCCTCTGCCCTGCGACCCCTCTTTGCCCCAGCCCGAACCAGCTCCCCTCACGCCCCAGCAGGAGGGCATGATCCGGCAGCTGGTAGCAGCGCAACAGCAGTGCAACAAGAGGAGCTTCAgtgaccagcccaaagtcacggTAATCGAAGACGATATTAGCAATGggagtgttgttgttgtcgtttagtcgtgtccgactcattgtgaccccctggaccagagcacgccaggcacttctgtcttccactgcctcccgcagtttagtcaaactcatgctggtagctttgagaacactgtccaaccatctcgtcctccgtcgtccccttctccttgtgccctcaatctttcccaacatcagggtcttttccagggagtcttctcttctcatgaggtggccaaagtattggagtctcagcttcaggatctgtccttccagtgagcactcagggctgatttccttaagaatggagaggtttgatcttcttgcagtccatgggactctcaagagtcttctccagcaccataattcaaaagcatcaattctttggcgatgggAGTATAGGCATGCAAATTATGTGAAGTTCAGCTCTCGTTCGTATCGCGTCCCAGCTCTGATGCTCCAGAAATGCCTGGCtttattagatagatagatagatagatagatagatagatagatagatagatagataatttattacggtcggagaccagcttataaaacacacttgggggtacaatcccagaaggaaaacaaatatttaaaacaatgtacaacaataaatttaaaatttataaatgtgataagcctatagacacttaaaactttaagataagctaccgtAGAGAGATGACCCGGAGTCatccatggaaccgagtttggggattttcttaacaaactagtttgaGTCGGGgggtggtctgcgcctacagacctgtacacagaatctggcgaccatccgggtTGTCtcatgatctttgcctaacaggaaaaggtcaaatttttgcttttctgggaggtcTGCAAGCCTCACCAGCAAGGGATCAATGGTCTCAGtatgtgcctcttcataaaagggacatctaaagaacaagtgttctgggcttcctatatcccccaataaacaggtgcaaagtctctgagcgtatgggactttttaaaaggatccttccaggacCGGTGAGGGCAGAGCCAAGCTTCTGGCGAGcgtaaaagcccttcttgcatttttggatatgagaaagaagagatatgctgccggtgcGGCTATATATCTCttgatttctccaattttatagtcggCGCACCTTGAGCTCATTGTTTCTGTGCTTTCCGCTGCACAAGGCAAGTCTCTTCCTCCCCAGCCAGCCCAGAAATTTAGCAGACTggtcccagcaaaggaaaaatggatacaaaaacttatggaatgtgcagaaatggcaactcttaccagaagaataagaaatcaagataacaaactttttataaaaagaatggaaatggtttattgaatatttgcagataaattgtaaacagataagaacactggcaggattacaGTACTGTGATAGCCTGCAGTTTCATaggggtatacagtggtatctctggttgcaaaagggatccattccggagccccgttcgcaacatgagcagaacgcaacccacgtctttGCGTgctgcgattcgccgcttctgcgcatgcgcgtgacgtcattttgagcgtctgcacatgcgcaagcggtgaaacccagaagtaaccctttccggtacttccgggttgttgcgggacgcaacctgaaaagatttaacctgaagcaaacgtaacaagaggtatgactgtatatttaaAGAGGATGAAGAAATGAGCAAAtgtagttaatttggatatgcagaagatattaaaaataaatttaaggaaccgcagaaagagggggaaggaagtcaagttttgaaatgtcaaaatgattgtaaaatcagtgaaatataaacctgaaaagtataaaaaataaatttagcagGCTGAAAGAAAGGGGATGAATCACTCTATTCCTCCCTGCTCCATTAGTCAGCTTGGTGGAAGgccaattgttttattttatttttaactagcCTGCTAAGAGACTAGTAGTCTGCATTTCCATGCCAGTTGCTGAGCTGGCAGTTTCTTCTTCTCCACAGTCAGCATGGAAGTGCAGCAACAAACATCTATACATTGCTGGCTTGTAACTTCTGTGGTTTTATTTCTAAGGCTGCCGCCCATCTCCCAGATGCTCCCGTAcaccctgtctgtggaatgtcCCCCTTTCCCcaatctttcccccttttccagcTCCAGCTACAATGCATTCTTCCCTGCAAATCCCGTCGCCTGTCCCAGGGCAGACTCCCGCCCCCTCATTGCTCACCGACACATGATGACTGGTGCTTTTAAATTGCGTGCACCAAAGCAAGGTTATAAAAGagattgggtggggggggggcggagaatgAGAAGCAGACACTTCTCTGTTTCCCAGCAGCCCTTTCTGCCCCGTACTTTTGCAAAGAAAGTGGAGAGGGCTGTCAGGGAGGGGAAACCTTCTGGCAATGGGAGCAGGGCTGTGAGTTTCAAGGGGGGTGGATCTGGGCTCAGGAAGACGTCATCCTTCGTTAAAGGATGGATGCAGGAGCTTGTGGCAAACATGTCAACTTCCGCACCCATTTTGGCTGGTTCAAGAGACATCAGAATGGGCTCTGCAGCTGGTCTTCCTTACCCCAACGCAACACAAATAAACGTGTTCAAATGggaatacagtgggacctcgggttaagtacttaatttgttctggggtccgttcttaacctgaaactgttcttaacctgaaacaccgctttcgttaatggggcctcccgctgccaccgcatgatttctgttctcatcctgaagcaaagttcttaacctgaggtaatatttctgggttagcggagtctgtaacctgaaatgtatgtaacctgaagcatatgtaacccgaggtaccactgtaaaaggcatGTCCTTCAGAGACGGGCCCGACTACTGAACCAGACCAGTATCCCCATTTCCTATCTTGAACCAAGATGCTTATTTATCCTGATAACAAGAAACGAAAACAAACCTTGAATTGGCCTGCCCTGCTCAATCTGCCTTGATAGGTTAGTTAAACAAGTGATGTACACAGCAAGTGCCGTGTTTAACATTGACTCGCACCTGAGCTTACTAGACGTATAGAACATCTCACATAATTTTGGGGGTCCTTGGAGCCAGGATGTTTAAgtttgtttaatctgtttttaccCCTGATTTCCCTCCCATTTCAATCCTCTTCCTCTGCCGCCACCCCCATCACAAAAGATGTTTTCTTGACtcaagaatcataaaatcatagaactctAGATCATCTTGTCCaaacctctgcagtgcaggaatatgcagctgttccttatggggatcgaacctgcagccttggcgttatcagcaccacactctaaccagctgagctatccaggccctGTTCAATGTACTCAGAATGGGTACATTTTGCTGGATGTGTGGGGAGAGTCATGGTAATCCTGGTGGTTAAGAAGAATAACCAGGGGAGAGTTGGAGAGCATGGGTTTCTGGATCTTGTTTGGAAGGGATCCAGGCTCTTGTCTTctggattcccaccccccttgtcGATCATAGAGGGTGGTTGAGAGATGTCGGcatctccgctcggccaagccGATAAGGCCTCATCTTCCTCCGAGCCAAGCCTTTGAAATCGCCTCCAACGtatttaatgacctgagcctttgataaggcctcaagcACATTCTATCCAGCAAGCATGcggaagagacgagaggtttgggctacattgtaaagagttttatttctaaactacgcagaacagaaaagacacCCTCTCTCtaggaaagcagagagcaactgaacaaaggaaacaggaaaccactaacgtcacatcccgtctccctttcccgtgagactgcaaggtctctggaatgtaaacagagtcctgtgactcccagcagctgctcagtgagaaacagaaactaacaagaGATTGTTAGATTTGGAGAGCAGTTTGGGGGTAAGGCTTAGGATTGCATCAACGAAGCCTGTGCATTGTTAAGGGTCTCCTGCCCTAGACCGAcctcatttctctctttctctctccatccatgtttctcctcctgcccctgcctgcctgccttctactCACCAGCCCTGGCCTATGGGCAGCGACCCCAACAGCCGGGAAGCACGGCAACAGCGCTTCGCCCATTTCACAGAGCTGGCCATCATCTCGGTGCAGGAGATTGTGGACTTTGCCAAGCAGGTTCCTGGCTTCCTACAGCTGTCGCGGGAGGACCAGATCGCGCTGCTCAAAGCCTCCACCATCGAGGTGAGCAAGAGCGGGGTGGAGCGTCTCCTGCTTCTCCTGACTCGCCGCTTACGAATTATATGGCCGCgatcctaaccatatctactcagaagtaagtcccgctgaATTCACTGGGgtctgctcccaggtaagtggggtcagGACTGCAGCATTAGCATCTTAAGTCAGCTAGAAACATTGCTTCCAGTCCCGGAGGTTTTGGTTCTCTTTACATAGCTGAAGAGGCTTGGAAGAACCGGCAGATCCCACAGCAGTGAAGAACCAGGAAGCAGAATCTTGGTAGGGGAGCCAGTGATTTTAATGCTAAAGTCTGCAGCTTCAGTTCCCGGCATTTGTCGGTAAAAAGGGTGGCTTAATCAATGGTGTGAATGAGTTTCCTGACTTAAGAGTCACTGCAATCTGACGACATGCTATGGGGACAAATCTTctgcttttaatttattattattattattattattattattattattattattattattattattaccccacccatctgtctgggcttccccagccactctgggcggcttccaaccaaatattaaaatacagtaatacatcaaacattaaaagcttccctaaacagggctgccttcagatgtcttctaaaagtttggtagtttttgatctctttgacatctggtgcgagggcgttccacagggcgggcgccactaccgagaaggccctctgcctggttccctgtaatttggcttcttgcagtgagggaaccgccagaaggccctcggcgctggacctcagtgcccaggtagaacgatgcgggtggagacgctccttcagatatatgcAGCAGTTTCCTTTATTCCTAATCCAGTGGCAGCAGGCCTGCTGCTTCCAGGGACAAACAAGGCCTGAAATTCTACTGTGAAGGCAACTTGAGGGTAATTGCAGTGTGTGGGAGTAAAATGAGCGCAAGACAAGAGGCTGGATTTCTCACTGGTGATGGTTTTAGATTTAGCTTGATGTAGGTTGGGATGCTCACGTGATTGAATCCGGGGGTGGAGGTGGGCGTTGAAAGCCAGCATTTCAGGGAGAATGGTTCTGTCTTAGCGCTAAAATGTTAGCTTTCCAAATgcattgatttattattattattattttggtggaGCACAATTCAGTCCAATgcatctgaagtggtacagtccccaCATTTGTTTACCGGCTCAGTGAATGTCTTAAAgttattgtgagaacagaatgcctgGATTTAGATTtccactaaaccatagtttagcatgacAGGGATAAACTTCACTGCGTCTGGAACCTATGAGCTCCCCCTGCGCCTCTCCTCCTTAGACACAGCCATAAAGAGGAGTTTGGAAGCCATTGCTTAATGCTTTTGCTAAACCACAGTGTTACACTGGCCCAAACTGTAATGAATATTAATTTCGATTTGTTTGAAAGAAGCCAGATTCAAACCGTAGTTGAAATTAACAGCAATATAGggttaaatgtaaagggaccactgaccattaggtccagtcacggacgactctggggttgcagcgctcatctcgttttattggccgagggagctggcatacagcttccgggtcatgtggccaccaggactaagccgcttctggcgaaccagagcagtgcacggaaacgccttttaccttcctgcaagagtggtacctatttatctacttgcactttgacgtgctttcgaactgataggtgggcaggagcagggaccgagcaacaggagctcaccccgtcgcggggattcgtaccaccaaccttctgattggcaagtcctaggctctgtggtttaacccacagcaccaccgatGGCACAATAAACTGTAGCTGTGAAAAACAGGATCTTCTCAACTCCTTGCAGGTGCACTAGCAGATTGCCATGCTAAACAGTGGTCTCACGCCGCCAATGTGAATCATTGTTTGTGTTTGATATATATTTCCACTGTTCTTATTGTGTTGATACCAGACTGAGATGGTGGAACACAGGTCCCATGGAATCAATTAAAATCAAGTCATTACTAACGtagttcccactgaaataaatgggaccgAAGTTTCACTAACTCAAGCCACCTTCACACCTTATCTTGAAGGGTGTATGATACCACTtgcaacagtcatggcttcccgcataggattctgggagctgtagtttgtaaagggtgctgagggttgttaggagacctccattcccctcacagagctacagttctcaagagcagtttaacaatcaatcccactTACCAGGGAACTGACTCTACCTTGGGATCCCAGatagttgttggactacaactcccatcatccctagctggaaaGACCagcggtcatggatgatgggtgttgtagttcaagaacatctgaggacccaaggttgagaaaggctgctctcgCCACTTCATCACACTGGCTTTCTGTCAGAAATGTGGGAAAcgatgaaggaaggaagagaatggGTTTAACTTAGggcaggaaaggggaggaaaggaaaggtgcCTGGAACTTATGTGGCCTAGTCAGTTAGTCCATATATGTCTGTACCATGTATGCTGGACAGTTTTTCCCCAAGAGAGGGGTACAACTTCACCCCCTGCCCTGCCTCCACAGATCATGCTTTTGGAGACGGCAAGACGCTACAACCACGAGACCCAGTGCATCACGTTTCTTAAGGATTTCACCTACAGCAAGGACGACTTTCACCGTGCAGGTGAGGtgggaaaggagaggagggaaggtaTGTGTGGGCTGTGAGGGGCTCCTTCCAGAAAATTCTTCCCCTTGGAGCGGCAGGCCAGAAGGATACCAAGAACCAGGAAGGAAGATCAATACCTTTTGAGGCTGTATGTGAGCGTTTCTGTCCTACTTCACAGATAAAGGACACACCCAGACCTCAGGTCAGATTAAGCTCACACCGACAaattctgtttttgtgtgttgttgcGTCAAGCTCTCTCCAGAACAGCTGCCTCTGCTCAAGAAAGAGCTGCTTTCTAAAGAAAAGTATGTTGCACCTTTTGCTTTTTTGCCCTTGTTTTTACCTTGCCAGGGGGTCATAAATAAGCACAGCGAGGGATTGGGGAGCCCCAGCAGTTGCCTCATCCAGGCTCTTGCCACACACACAAGGCTCATTCCTCTCGCTAGATGTGGAAATGACAGGGCATCGCAGCACCCGGCATGTCTGAACAGAGTTGCAACTCCCCTCCCAAAAGAATCTCCTTGTTAGCACTGATTTTGCAGTGAGATTAGCAAATCTTTGGCAGACTCTGGCCAAGTACAGAAGTCGTATCTTGAATGGAAAGGTAGCAggtgcatttttttcttcttccagtttTTTTGGGTAGATTTGAAAGTTGAAGAATTTTttgtgtgggtggggggcagtgggacttcttttgttttttttaagaaggcaGTTTGAGGATTTTCATATGCATTCAAGGTTACACATTTGTCTGGCCTGGAGCATCAAGAGTTGGTCTGCTTTTCAGGTGATTCATGCCATTAATTCCTTTGCGTATCAACAATTATCTACTTACAAGTCAGGCTGTGTTGCCATGGCATGTCTGACAAGAGTTTGCATTCCTTTTTagccttctttctttctgcagcagTGGGCTTGACAAGGGGGCAGTACCGCTAAGAGATCTGGAATCCAGTCGGTTTCCTTACTAGGGTTGATTTGAGTTCATCtcgtattttgtatttttttaaagcaaataaaaGGTGTGTCTATCTCAGACCCTCTGGCTTGGCTTCTCTCTACCTGCCTCTGTTCCGCCTGTTCAACGTGCAGTTTGTTATGCACCACACTCTGAGGAGGTCCTTTTCTGCCAGAGGGAAACAAATATGTAAATATGGCTTCACAATCTCCATGTTTCCTGTCTCTGCTTGTAGTTTGTTTCTGGCGAGGATTTGCTTGCACTGCTTTCCCAGATGTTTCCCAGGCACAAGTCTGgcttcatctgcactatacatttaaagcagtatcataccactttaaacagtctctccccaaggaatcctgggaagtctagtcctgagagttgttaggagaccctctactcccctcacagagctacaattcctagagtggtttaaccaccaatcccagggaactctaggaattgtagctctgtgaggggcttCCCTTACTATTGGTTTTCTTTATCCCAGAGCTAGCAAAGTGCCATGCTTAGGACTTGGTGCAGGGCTTTTTGGGTGCTGCTGATCAGCAGTGCcttttctgcagcggctcccatttgtggaatgctctccccagggaggttcagctggcaccttcattatgcagtcgtaccttggatcccaaacgccttgcaagtcgaatgttttggctcctgaatgcggcaaacctggaagtgactgttccggtttgcgaagtatttttggaagctgaacgtccaacggggcttccacagcttccaatcagaagccacagtttggtttccaaatgttttggaagtccagcagacttccggaatggattccgttcaacttccaaggtacgactgtacaccttaaggcgccaggcaaaagcattcctcttcagccaggccttctccttctcctcctcctcctcctccttcgcctTCTTATtcctaccccgcccatctggctgggttccctgtagcttcacttcttgccgtgacggaaccaggcagaaggccctcagagctagatctccatgtctgggctgaacgatgggggtagagatggtccttcaggtatacaggcccTGATTGACAACCCatgctcttttaaatgtgttgtggaagaggGGGTTACAGTCAAaactcagttttcgaacgtctcgGCTGCCAAACGTTTCACAagccaaacgccgaaaacctggaagtgaacgcttccatttttgaacagcTTCCAAAGCACGTTTCTCAATTTcccccattgaacttgctgacagcctttgatccttggttttcaaacgtttcggaagttgaacggatttccggaacgggttgcgttcgaaaaccgaggttacactgtattggtttgtttttgttattcttgtatatattttgtgctttttatgttgtaattttatgtggtgaactgccctgagatctatggacgaagggcagtgtacaaatttaatcaacaacaacaataacaccgCCTTTAGTCCCGGCCATGTctttacctgcctcacacctgacgGTGACATCAGCTATAGACCAGGGGGCTGTGGCTCAGTCAGAATGGCTTTGCAGGCGAATTGGGGACGAATGGTGGGCCTAATTTGACCTGGTAAGACGAAAGGACAATATATGTCTCTGTGTGGGCATGAGTGAGGTGAGTTCTCTTTCCCTGACACTCCAGCTTCTGTTTCCTTCCTCCTCGTTTTACCATCAGGTCTGCAGGTAGAGTTCATCAACCCCATCTTCGAGTTCTCTCGGGCCATGCGGCAGCTGCAGCTGGACGATGCTGAATACGCCCTCCTCATCGCTATCAACATCTTCTCAGCCGACCGGCCCAACGTGCAGGACCACGGCCTGGTGGAAGCTCTGCAACAGCCCTACATCGAGGCCCTCAGCTCTTATATCCGCCTCCACCGGCCACAGGTGTCCGGGGATGTGCGGGCGTGGAAGAGTGGGGGAATGAATGCGCAGGGTGGGTGGTGAAGTTGATGTGATGGAAAATCGTTTGAGCAGGCGAATAGGCAAAAAATATTTGGACGCCTCACAGAATTTGTACTTGGGCTGCGGCCAAGCGCCGGTGAGACACCTGCTAGTTCCCCTGCTGGGTTCAAGAGAGATTCCTAATCCTGAAACCTTTACAT
Protein-coding regions in this window:
- the NR1H2 gene encoding oxysterols receptor LXR-beta isoform X1: MAKTGTNELQLPLEDGEPASQVKDEWSKEKPESQSTVKIEVVCTDDGESSTHSAAEEPTRKRKKGPAPKMLGDEVCSVCGDKASGFHYNVLSCEGCKGFFRRSVIKGAQYTCKGSGQCHMDMYMRRKCQECRLKKCRQAGMREECVLSEEQIRKKKIRKQQEGEGASGGEGGGGEVLRVPPLPCDPSLPQPEPAPLTPQQEGMIRQLVAAQQQCNKRSFSDQPKVTPWPMGSDPNSREARQQRFAHFTELAIISVQEIVDFAKQVPGFLQLSREDQIALLKASTIEIMLLETARRYNHETQCITFLKDFTYSKDDFHRAGLQVEFINPIFEFSRAMRQLQLDDAEYALLIAINIFSADRPNVQDHGLVEALQQPYIEALSSYIRLHRPQDHLMFPRMLMKLVSLRTLSSVHSEQVFALRLQDKKLPPLLSEIWDVHE
- the NR1H2 gene encoding oxysterols receptor LXR-beta isoform X2 produces the protein MAKTGTNELQLPLDGEPASQVKDEWSKEKPESQSTVKIEVVCTDDGESSTHSAAEEPTRKRKKGPAPKMLGDEVCSVCGDKASGFHYNVLSCEGCKGFFRRSVIKGAQYTCKGSGQCHMDMYMRRKCQECRLKKCRQAGMREECVLSEEQIRKKKIRKQQEGEGASGGEGGGGEVLRVPPLPCDPSLPQPEPAPLTPQQEGMIRQLVAAQQQCNKRSFSDQPKVTPWPMGSDPNSREARQQRFAHFTELAIISVQEIVDFAKQVPGFLQLSREDQIALLKASTIEIMLLETARRYNHETQCITFLKDFTYSKDDFHRAGLQVEFINPIFEFSRAMRQLQLDDAEYALLIAINIFSADRPNVQDHGLVEALQQPYIEALSSYIRLHRPQDHLMFPRMLMKLVSLRTLSSVHSEQVFALRLQDKKLPPLLSEIWDVHE